Below is a genomic region from Delftia tsuruhatensis.
GCCACGCACTGGAACCCGCTGCACGCCGACTACTACAAGAACGCGGGCGGCGACGCCAAGCTGTTCCGCAAGGGTGTGTATTCGGACAATGCGGCCCAGGGCTATCTGATCGACAAGAAGACGGCAGATGCGCACAAGATCACCAACATCGCCCAGCTCAAGGACCCCAAGATCGCCAGGCTGTTCGACACCGATGGCGACGGCAAGGCCGACCTCACGGGCTGCAACCCGGGCTGGGGCTGCGAGGCCGTGATCGAGCATCACCTGACGGCCTACAAGCTGCGTGACACCGTGACCCACCAGCAGGGCACCTACTCGGCACTGATCGCCGACACCATCGCACGCTACAAGGCCGGCAAGCCCATCCTGTACTACACCTGGACGCCCTACTGGGTCAGTGGCGTGCTCAAGCCCGGTCAGGACGTGGTGTGGCTGGAAGTGCCGTTCTCCTCGCTGCCAGGCGAACAGGCGAAGCTGGACACCAGGCTGCCCAACGGCAAGAACTACGGATTCGTGGTGAACAAGCAGCAGATCATCGCCAACAAGGCCTTCACCGACAAGCACCCCGACGCGGGCAAGCTGTTCGAGCTGATGCAACTGCCGGTAGGCGACATCAGCGCGCAGAACAACCTGATGAGCCAGGGCCAGAACAAGCCTGCCGACGTGGCGCGCCACGTGGACAGCTGGATCAAGGCCCACCAGAAGACCTTCGACGGCTGGCTGGAGCAGGCCCGCGCTGCGGCCCGGTGAACGCTGCCGGGGGATCCGGTCCAGACGTTCCCCCGGCTTCCCGCTTCAGAGGCCCGCTTCGGCGGGCTTCTTGAACAGGCGCAGGGCGATGGCCGTGACCACCACGCCCACCAGCAGCGCCGCCCCGTACATGGCCACATGGGTCACGGCATTGGGAATGGGTGCCACGAAGATGCCGCCATGCGGCACCTTCAGCTCCACGCCCGCCAGCATGGAGATGGCGCCAGCCACGGCCGAGCCCAGCACCAGGGCCGGAATCGTGCGCAGCGGATCGCGCGCCGCATACGGAATCGCGCCTTCCGTGACAAAGGCAAGGCCCAGCACGCCGGCCGAGACGGCGCTGCCGCGCTCCTCGCGCGTGAAGCGGTCGGCAAACAGGCGCGTGGCAAGCGCCAGCCCCAGCGGTGGCGTCATGCCGGCGATCATGGCCGCGGCCATGGGCGTATAGACCTGGCTCGCGATCATGCCCGTGGAAAACGCATAGGCGGCCTTGTTCACCGGCCCGCCCATGTCAAAGGCCATCATCGCCCCCAGCAGCAGGCCCAGCAGCAGCGCACTGGCGCCCTGCATGCCGCGCAGCCAGGCGCTCAGCCACTGCAGCAGCCCGGCCACGGGCGCGCCGACCAGGTAGTACATCAAAAGGCCCGTGAGCAGGCTGCCCAGCACCGGCAGGATCAGCATGGGCAGCAGGCCCTTGAGCGTCTGCGGCAACCGGATGTGCGCGGCCAGAAAGGCCACGCCATAGCCGGCGATGAAGCCGGCCGCCATGCCGCCAAGAAACCCCGCCCCCATGCTGGACGCGACCATTCCGCCGATCATGCCCGGCGCAATGCCGGGCCGGTCGGCAATGGAGTAGGCGATGTAGCCGGCCAGCGCCGGCACCATGAGCGCGAAACCGCCCTTGGCGCCGATCTGGAACAGCGTCCATCCCAGCGTGCCCTGGTGCGCATCGTCATGGACGTAGATGCCGCCCAGCGCAAAGGCCATGGCGATCAGAATGCCGCCCGCCGTGACGAATGGCAGCATGAAGGACACGCCGGTCATCAGATGGCGGTAGGCGCCGCCGCCCTGGGGACGGGCGGACGCGGCCACAGAGCCGCCCGACGCCGTGCCATGCACGGCGGACTCCGCCAGCGCCTTGCCGATCAGGCCGGCACCGTCGCGTATGGCCGGCTTGGTGCCGCTGCGCAGCAGCGGCTTGCCCGCGAAGCGCGAGAGATCGACCTCACGGTCGGCGGCGATGATGACGAGGTCGGCCTCGGCGATTTCCTGCGGCGTGAGCGCATCGAGCGCACCCACCGAGCCTTGCGTCTCCACGCGCATGGCGTGGCCCAGCGCGGCCGCGCCGCGCTGCAAACCCTCGGCCGCCATGAAGGTGTGGGCAATGCCGGTAGGGCAGGACGTGACCGCCACGATGCGCTTGCCGGTCCGAGGGTCTGCGGGCCTGCCGGCATCGGAGCGCGCCAGCACGCCTGCCGGATCATCGAGTGCCTCGCGCAGGCTGCAGCGCTCGACGGCGGCCCGCGCGAAGCGGCCCGCATCGGCATCCCCGCCACAGTCGCCATCGCCCACGATCAGCAATTGCCCCGCCTGCGCGGCGGCCTCGGCGGTGTGCAGGCCCAGCACGCCACGGCTGGTGCGTGTCTCCACGGCCAAGGGCCGCTGTCCGGCCGCGTGGCGCAGGGCTTCGGCGGCCAGCAGCGCCTCGGCATCATGCCCGGCGGCCGTGATCACCACAAAAAGAGGGTTCATGGAAGCTCCTGAAATATGAGGGATCACGGCCACGGGCATGTCTCCAGCAGCACGCCGGCGGCCAGGGCCTGGACGCGGCCAGCATAGATGTCGCGCGCGGGCGCGGCCTGCAGCCAGGCCAGGGCGCTGGCCGTGGCCTGGCGCGCGGTATCGGCCAGATCCAGTCCGCGCAGCCGCGCGGCCACCATGCCAGCGACCATGGCATCGCCCGCGCCTACGGAGCTGCCGCGTGCCCGCTGCGGCGGCCGCGCAATCACCGCACCTTGCCTGCTCGCGAACAATGCGCCCTCCTCGCCCATGGACACCACGGCCAGCCCCAGACCCCTGTCCAGCAGGCTGCGCGCGGCGGCCAGCAGCGTATCGCGGCCGTCCAGGCGCTGGCCCGTGGCGGCCTGCAGCTCCTCCCGGTTGGGCTTGATGGCCCAGGGCATGGCCGCATGGGGGGCCGTCGCCAGGGCGGCGGCCAGTGGGGCCTCGCTGGTGTCCAGCAGCACGTCGGCACCGGCGGCCGCGGCCTGGGCCTGGAGCCGCGCCCAGCTGTCCGCAGGCAGGCCGGCCGGCAGGCTGCCCGACAGCACCACGGCCAGCCCTGGCCGCAGATACCGGGCCAGCGCGCGCATGACGGCATCCAGATGCGCTTCGGCCAAGGCCAGGCCCGGCAGGTTGATGTCCGTGGTCTGGCGCCCGCCATTGGCCACCAGCTTGATGTTGGTGCGCGTCTGGCCCGGCACGCGCAGGCAGGCGTCGGCAATGCCGCGCTGCGCGAACAAGGCCTCGAACATGCCGGCGTTGTCGCTGCCCAGCACGCCCAGCGCGGCCGTGGAAATGCCCAGGCCCGCCAGGGCGGCGGCGACATTGATGCCCTTGCCGCCCGGCGCCTGCACGCTGCCCAATGCGCGCTGCACCTGGCCGGGCAGCAGCGCATCCAGGGTCACGAGCTGGTCTATGGCCGGGTTCAGGGTCACGGTGATGGCTTGCGGGGCGTTCATGCCGCCACCTCCTTGGCCAGTTCCCGCACCTGCGCGGCATCCTCGCAGCCGAGCGCCCTGTCTGCGAGCACCTGCAACTGCCGCAGGCTGGCCGCACGCAGGCCGGCCTTGACACCGGCGATGTCGTTGGGCGTCATGGACAACTCGCCCACCCCCAGCCCTGCCAGCAACAGCGCACCGAACGGGTCGCCGGCCAGTCCGCCACAGACGCCCACGGGACGAGCGCGGGTGGCAGCACCCTGCACGGTGGAGCGCACCATCCGCAGCACGGCCGGATGCAGGCTGTCCGCCTCGGCCGCCAGCTGCGGGTTCTGGCGGTCCATGGCCAGCACGTACTGGGTCAGGTCGTTCGTGCCTATGGAGAAGAAATCGGCATGGCGAGCCAATGCGTCGGCCTGCACGGCGGCGGCGGGCACCTCGATCATGATGCCCAGCGGCAGGACCGGGGCGTCCAGTTCGGCGCGCAGCCGCTCGCAGACCGCGCGTAGCGCCAGCAACTCCTGCACGCTGGTGACCATGGGAAACATCACGGACAGCCGCGCGCCATCGCGGGCCGCCCGGTACAGGGCGCGCATCTGGGGCTCCAGCAGGTCAGGACGGCGCAGCAGCAACCGCGCGCCGCGCACGCCCAGGAAGGGGTTGTCCTCGCGCGGCAGCTCCAGGTGGGCGACCTGCTTGTCGCCGCCGATGTCCAACGCGCGAACGATCAGCGGCCGCCCCTCCAGCGCCTGCGCCATGGCGCGGTAGGTTTCGTACTGCTCGTCCTCGCCGGGCGTGCTGCCGCGCTCC
It encodes:
- the proX gene encoding glycine betaine/L-proline ABC transporter substrate-binding protein ProX; this encodes MIQALNHNRLQAAVPGHWLRTATIAAGIALACVGASAAGDQPGKGVKVLPLKSSIAEESFQTLLVMKALEKLGYDVQPFQEVEYPTAHVAIANGDATFLATHWNPLHADYYKNAGGDAKLFRKGVYSDNAAQGYLIDKKTADAHKITNIAQLKDPKIARLFDTDGDGKADLTGCNPGWGCEAVIEHHLTAYKLRDTVTHQQGTYSALIADTIARYKAGKPILYYTWTPYWVSGVLKPGQDVVWLEVPFSSLPGEQAKLDTRLPNGKNYGFVVNKQQIIANKAFTDKHPDAGKLFELMQLPVGDISAQNNLMSQGQNKPADVARHVDSWIKAHQKTFDGWLEQARAAAR
- a CDS encoding PTS fructose transporter subunit IIC, encoding MNPLFVVITAAGHDAEALLAAEALRHAAGQRPLAVETRTSRGVLGLHTAEAAAQAGQLLIVGDGDCGGDADAGRFARAAVERCSLREALDDPAGVLARSDAGRPADPRTGKRIVAVTSCPTGIAHTFMAAEGLQRGAAALGHAMRVETQGSVGALDALTPQEIAEADLVIIAADREVDLSRFAGKPLLRSGTKPAIRDGAGLIGKALAESAVHGTASGGSVAASARPQGGGAYRHLMTGVSFMLPFVTAGGILIAMAFALGGIYVHDDAHQGTLGWTLFQIGAKGGFALMVPALAGYIAYSIADRPGIAPGMIGGMVASSMGAGFLGGMAAGFIAGYGVAFLAAHIRLPQTLKGLLPMLILPVLGSLLTGLLMYYLVGAPVAGLLQWLSAWLRGMQGASALLLGLLLGAMMAFDMGGPVNKAAYAFSTGMIASQVYTPMAAAMIAGMTPPLGLALATRLFADRFTREERGSAVSAGVLGLAFVTEGAIPYAARDPLRTIPALVLGSAVAGAISMLAGVELKVPHGGIFVAPIPNAVTHVAMYGAALLVGVVVTAIALRLFKKPAEAGL
- a CDS encoding 1-phosphofructokinase family hexose kinase, translating into MNAPQAITVTLNPAIDQLVTLDALLPGQVQRALGSVQAPGGKGINVAAALAGLGISTAALGVLGSDNAGMFEALFAQRGIADACLRVPGQTRTNIKLVANGGRQTTDINLPGLALAEAHLDAVMRALARYLRPGLAVVLSGSLPAGLPADSWARLQAQAAAAGADVLLDTSEAPLAAALATAPHAAMPWAIKPNREELQAATGQRLDGRDTLLAAARSLLDRGLGLAVVSMGEEGALFASRQGAVIARPPQRARGSSVGAGDAMVAGMVAARLRGLDLADTARQATASALAWLQAAPARDIYAGRVQALAAGVLLETCPWP